A region of the Brienomyrus brachyistius isolate T26 chromosome 10, BBRACH_0.4, whole genome shotgun sequence genome:
CTGATGTTAATGACAATCACCCCGCCATTGCTATCACGTCTCTTAAAACAGCGGTAAAAGAAGATGTTCCTGTAGGTACAATAATAGCGCTCATAAGCATTAGTGACAGAGACTCTGGTGATAACGGTATAGTTGACATTAGAATAAACAAGCAGCTGCCATTTGCGTTGAACAAGTCATCAGAAAACGATTTCACGCTAGTTGTTTCAGAATTTTTAGACCGTGAGAAAGTTCCTGAGTATGACATCACGTTAATCGTCACTGACAGAGGCACGCCTCCTTTGTCTGATAATGAAACAATTACTTTAGAGATTCTGGATATTAATGACAATCCGCCTCAATTTCCAAAATCATTTTATACTATTCCTGTCATGGAAAACAATGCACCAGGATCATTGCTGAGTTCTGTTGCTGCAGTTGATCCAGATCTACATGAAAACCAATATTTGGTTTATTTTATCATAGAAAAGGAAATAGCAAACACATCCATGTCCatgttattttctattaatccaGAAAATGGTGACCTTTATGCACTAAAAACATTTGATtatgagagagagaaggaatTTCTCTTTCATATCGAAGCCCGAGATTCTGGAGTTCCTCCACTCAACAGTAATGTGACTGTCCATATCATTATTGTGGACCAGAATGACAACACACCAGTTATAGTGTCTCCATGGAGCGCACTTGGCTCTGTGGTTGAGGAAGTGATTCCAAGATCCATTGATAAAGGACACCTGGTTTCCAAAGTTATCGCCATTGATGGAGATTCTGTGCACAACTCTCGGATCACATACCAGTTCCTTCAACTTACGGATGCTACGCTGTTCAGTCTGGACCAATACAATGGGGAGATTCGGACAATGAGAATGTTCAGCTACAGAGATGCTCGTCACCAGCGCATGGTTGTTCTAGCCAAAGACAATGGAGACCCTGCTCTCTCTGCCACCGTCACCATCAAGTTATCgactgtggaacaggctgtcaAAGTCTATTCTGACACCATGGAGGTACCTTTGGAATACGacatcttctcagacctaaacctCTACCTGGTGATCAGTTTGGGTGCCGTTTCATTTCTCTTGTTAATGACAATATTGGTGACCATCGTGCTGAAGTGCCAGAAACCAAAACCCACCAAAGCGGCTCCTCCTGCATGTAGGAACAGCATCATCAGCCAGAGGAACTCTACTATAGCGGATTCCACCCTGATCTCCAGTGATGCCTACTGGTACAGTCTGTTTCTAGCAGAGACCAGGAAGGGGAAGGTGGTGGTTAGGCAGCCGGTACCCAAGGCTGGATACCTCATTTCCAGTATACCCAGGAGCACAGGCCTGACAGAAACCAGTGAATCTGCTGCCTCCACACTGCAGGTAAGGCCAAAAAAAACTTGACTGTGATGCTCACatcaaatagattttttttctatttagaATTAAATCTTAATTCTCAACCAGTAAAAACTCATTTTATAATTCGCTTTTTATTGGATTGTTAccttttttgttctaagaatcATGTGGTTTACTGATTCGGTTCGATCATTTCCCATTTCTGTTCTGAGTAGCCTAACAGAAATTTTCGTGATAAAGCTTTATATATTTTGGGGGAAAATAAATACAGTACAATACAGAAAGCTCACAATTTAAAATACGGCTCAGtttatttgaataaaaaattattCATCTAGTAGTATCCGTAATTTGCATCAGTAAATAGGTGAACGTGATTCTGGTATCGATTTTTGGAAATTGATTCGTCAATTTTGCTTGACTCGCCTGGCAATTAATTTAAATGTCTTCGTCTTTATTAcaatatttacatcacacttcGTTttccaaataaaagaaaatgaacTCATCTggaaaatgtaacaaatacaaTCATTGGTTATTAAGTGCTAGAGTTGAAGTTATATTAGGTTATTAGGAATTTTAATTCGTATTATCAAAACCTGACAGTGGATGTGTAGGCTACTGAAGTACGTTTACATCAGCATAACTTCCAGAAACTTACCATGACTTTGTACTTCAGGTAGGGCTATTTACTGCAGGATTTTTTTTaggttttgatattgttttagcgTATAACTACTGGACATTGTACACATAGCGTCGCTGTTTACCAGTAAAACCCAACTCTGGTGAACGAGCAATGGCCATGACTGACTGTGAGGAGAATAAAGGCTTTGGAATTCTGGTGCATTTTGGGCTCCACGGTCACATGGGGAGCTTGGTTGTGTTATACGATCAACATTACATTTTCTTGCGTTTCGTTATCGATATAGCAGGCTAGGTATTTTGCATTTGCCACAGAAAACGATTTTCATTTCGGTTGGATTATATAGAGATCTAGAAAATGGCGACCCGTGACTCAGAACAAACGAAAAGGTACGTCttgtttttccttttattttctgCCGTTTTTAACAAAGTCTTTTCTGTCACTCATTACGCTATTCCAGAAGAAATGAAGGAAGGATCCGTGGTGGCTAATTTAGCTGCTGATTTGGGACTAGCTGTAAACAGCCTTACGGAGCGCAATGTGCGGCTCGATATTATTGCGAATAAGAAATATCTGAACATCAACAAAGAGACAGGAGACCTATATATTGCAGAAAAAATTGACCGGGAGTATTTGTGCTCGAGCAAAATTTCTTGTTTCCTCAAAATGGGTGTTATATTCGAGAACCCTTTACGTATATTCAATTTCGACTTGGAAATACTGGATATTAATGACAATGCTCCTAATTTTCGATGGGATAAAATAGAGCTTGACATTTCAGAATCTGCGTCGCCAGGAGAAAGATTCTCTCTTAACAATGCCTTAGATCCAGACGTCGGATTAAATACGGTTAAAACCTACTATTTGACTGAAAGTCAGCATTTTACTATTGAAGTTCAGACTGGACGAGATGGCTCCAAATTTGCTGATTTGATTCTAATAAAAGATTTAGATCGGGAAGTACAAGCTGTGCATAATCTGGTACTCACCGCAGTGGACGGCGGAG
Encoded here:
- the LOC125750555 gene encoding protocadherin alpha-C2-like isoform X2, with product MAPLCTTKDKRNHPVFFVIFAIWSSVGAVTRYSIPEEMKEGSVVANLADDIGLSAGSLTERKVKLDILHSKKYVDVNKETGELYIVERIDREYICSMKSSSCLFKMDVIIENPVRIFNFELEILDINDNAPQFRRETLHLDISESTAAGERFSLTNAVDPDVGSNSIKTYHLSESENFNLDIHTGSEGSKYANLILKMALDREKQSVHNLILTAVDGGVPARSGTVSIIVRVLDVNDNAPQFDRQIYYVNISENSPIGTPVIKLNATDLDEGSNADIIYSFTLYTSEKTQDLFSLNSNIGEIKVKGIIDFEEIKTLEMHIQAHDNGYNQLSGQCTVMVFVTDVNDNHPAIAITSLKTAVKEDVPVGTIIALISISDRDSGDNGIVDIRINKQLPFALNKSSENDFTLVVSEFLDREKVPEYDITLIVTDRGTPPLSDNETITLEILDINDNPPQFPKSFYTIPVMENNAPGSLLSSVAAVDPDLHENQYLVYFIIEKEIANTSMSMLFSINPENGDLYALKTFDYEREKEFLFHIEARDSGVPPLNSNVTVHIIIVDQNDNTPVIVSPWSALGSVVEEVIPRSIDKGHLVSKVIAIDGDSVHNSRITYQFLQLTDATLFSLDQYNGEIRTMRMFSYRDARHQRMVVLAKDNGDPALSATVTIKLSTVEQAVKVYSDTMEVPLEYDIFSDLNLYLVISLGAVSFLLLMTILVTIVLKCQKPKPTKAAPPACRNSIISQRNSTIADSTLISSDAYWYSLFLAETRKGKVVVRQPVPKAGYLISSIPRSTGLTETSESAASTLQVNLYIFSFMGVEKSYCVSFEYLCFC
- the LOC125750555 gene encoding protocadherin alpha-C2-like isoform X21 codes for the protein MAPLCTTKDKRNHPVFFVIFAIWSSVGAVTRYSIPEEMKEGSVVANLADDIGLSAGSLTERKVKLDILHSKKYVDVNKETGELYIVERIDREYICSMKSSSCLFKMDVIIENPVRIFNFELEILDINDNAPQFRRETLHLDISESTAAGERFSLTNAVDPDVGSNSIKTYHLSESENFNLDIHTGSEGSKYANLILKMALDREKQSVHNLILTAVDGGVPARSGTVSIIVRVLDVNDNAPQFDRQIYYVNISENSPIGTPVIKLNATDLDEGSNADIIYSFTLYTSEKTQDLFSLNSNIGEIKVKGIIDFEEIKTLEMHIQAHDNGYNQLSGQCTVMVFVTDVNDNHPAIAITSLKTAVKEDVPVGTIIALISISDRDSGDNGIVDIRINKQLPFALNKSSENDFTLVVSEFLDREKVPEYDITLIVTDRGTPPLSDNETITLEILDINDNPPQFPKSFYTIPVMENNAPGSLLSSVAAVDPDLHENQYLVYFIIEKEIANTSMSMLFSINPENGDLYALKTFDYEREKEFLFHIEARDSGVPPLNSNVTVHIIIVDQNDNTPVIVSPWSALGSVVEEVIPRSIDKGHLVSKVIAIDGDSVHNSRITYQFLQLTDATLFSLDQYNGEIRTMRMFSYRDARHQRMVVLAKDNGDPALSATVTIKLSTVEQAVKVYSDTMEVPLEYDIFSDLNLYLVISLGAVSFLLLMTILVTIVLKCQKPKPTKAAPPACRNSIISQRNSTIADSTLISSDAYWYSLFLAETRKGKVVVRQPVPKAGYLISSIPRSTGLTETSESAASTLQYSK
- the LOC125750555 gene encoding protocadherin alpha-C2-like isoform X10 codes for the protein MAPLCTTKDKRNHPVFFVIFAIWSSVGAVTRYSIPEEMKEGSVVANLADDIGLSAGSLTERKVKLDILHSKKYVDVNKETGELYIVERIDREYICSMKSSSCLFKMDVIIENPVRIFNFELEILDINDNAPQFRRETLHLDISESTAAGERFSLTNAVDPDVGSNSIKTYHLSESENFNLDIHTGSEGSKYANLILKMALDREKQSVHNLILTAVDGGVPARSGTVSIIVRVLDVNDNAPQFDRQIYYVNISENSPIGTPVIKLNATDLDEGSNADIIYSFTLYTSEKTQDLFSLNSNIGEIKVKGIIDFEEIKTLEMHIQAHDNGYNQLSGQCTVMVFVTDVNDNHPAIAITSLKTAVKEDVPVGTIIALISISDRDSGDNGIVDIRINKQLPFALNKSSENDFTLVVSEFLDREKVPEYDITLIVTDRGTPPLSDNETITLEILDINDNPPQFPKSFYTIPVMENNAPGSLLSSVAAVDPDLHENQYLVYFIIEKEIANTSMSMLFSINPENGDLYALKTFDYEREKEFLFHIEARDSGVPPLNSNVTVHIIIVDQNDNTPVIVSPWSALGSVVEEVIPRSIDKGHLVSKVIAIDGDSVHNSRITYQFLQLTDATLFSLDQYNGEIRTMRMFSYRDARHQRMVVLAKDNGDPALSATVTIKLSTVEQAVKVYSDTMEVPLEYDIFSDLNLYLVISLGAVSFLLLMTILVTIVLKCQKPKPTKAAPPACRNSIISQRNSTIADSTLISSDAYWYSLFLAETRKGKVVVRQPVPKAGYLISSIPRSTGLTETSESAASTLQASTTTSSSSSS